The following are encoded in a window of Congzhengia minquanensis genomic DNA:
- a CDS encoding HpcH/HpaI aldolase family protein: protein MNELKRKIKFKEHTCGTIINMTDICVSDIFSRIGYDFLWIDFEHSYLSYEDILAHTTIAKANGTPVIVRVPQYDFTATKKVLEMGVDGIIFPMVKTPKEAKELIEFSLYPPEGTRGFGPMAAISYGLYDTNKYVKNANKDICRFVQIECGEIIDDLDELMRNECIDGYIFGPNDLSGSINDFLNVYDEKTTKLMEHTIKKLKENNKYVGIATGSNKQDVIAHWHNMGADMICSGGDYGFLTEGSVNMFNILKNNHKEGK, encoded by the coding sequence TTGAACGAATTAAAGAGAAAGATTAAATTCAAAGAACATACTTGCGGTACCATTATAAATATGACTGATATTTGTGTCAGTGATATTTTTAGTAGGATAGGATATGATTTTTTGTGGATTGACTTTGAGCATTCCTATTTATCTTATGAAGATATTTTAGCACATACCACAATTGCAAAAGCTAATGGAACACCTGTTATAGTAAGAGTTCCGCAATATGATTTTACAGCAACAAAAAAGGTTCTTGAAATGGGTGTTGATGGAATAATCTTCCCTATGGTAAAAACACCAAAGGAAGCAAAAGAGCTCATTGAATTTTCTTTGTATCCACCTGAAGGAACAAGAGGCTTTGGACCAATGGCAGCCATTAGCTATGGCCTTTATGATACAAATAAATATGTAAAAAATGCGAATAAAGATATTTGTCGATTTGTTCAAATAGAGTGCGGCGAAATCATTGACGATTTAGATGAGCTTATGCGAAACGAGTGCATTGATGGATACATATTTGGCCCGAATGATTTATCAGGCTCTATAAATGATTTTCTTAATGTATATGATGAAAAGACAACCAAGTTAATGGAGCATACAATAAAAAAACTAAAAGAGAATAATAAATATGTAGGAATTGCAACAGGTTCTAATAAACAAGATGTTATTGCACATTGGCACAATATGGGTGCTGACATGATATGTTCAGGTGGCGATTATGGATTTCTTACCGAAGGAAGTGTCAATATGTTTAACATTTTGAAAAATAATCATAAGGAGGGAAAATAG
- a CDS encoding CD1247 N-terminal domain-containing protein codes for MAYLSEKVAYLKGLAEGMKLDDTKNEGKMLLKIIDVLDEIAATVEELDEEVLDNTERIEEVEDCLDDVCEDLYDDECDGCTGCDGDEDEDFDEEEEDMEFYEVECPSCKEKVYFDEDMINDEVLICPNCNEKIEIEFEEGEE; via the coding sequence ATGGCATATCTCAGCGAGAAAGTAGCATACTTAAAAGGCCTGGCCGAAGGCATGAAACTGGACGACACAAAAAACGAGGGAAAAATGCTTTTGAAAATCATCGACGTGCTGGATGAAATTGCAGCAACCGTTGAAGAGCTGGACGAAGAAGTTTTAGATAACACAGAACGCATTGAAGAGGTGGAGGACTGCTTAGACGACGTGTGCGAAGACCTCTACGACGACGAGTGCGACGGTTGCACCGGATGCGACGGCGATGAAGATGAGGACTTTGACGAGGAAGAGGAGGACATGGAATTTTATGAAGTGGAGTGTCCGTCCTGCAAGGAAAAAGTTTATTTTGACGAGGATATGATTAACGACGAGGTATTAATCTGCCCCAACTGCAACGAAAAAATTGAAATCGAGTTTGAAGAGGGAGAGGAATAA
- a CDS encoding glycosyl hydrolase 115 family protein: MFQLIENGKSAEIFAADGEESWVYLAAEDLQKDLCRLSGQERPKPLAYGVPKANSIFIGTVSNPQAAEAARGAEQPTGKEGYAITVQENMIYILGTDDFGTMWGIYTFCEEILNIPPCYLFDGVLPDVRQNLAVPAQTISGRPKSFGFRGFFLNDEDLLTEWMENGGTRDIDYPFYGQVIHPQAMEMVAETVLRLKMNLIIPSSFVDICNPAEETLVAICARRGLYVSQHHIEPMGVSYFTFQNYLKARGEKCEISFISNREKMIEIWRHYAQKWAKYPRVIWQLGLRGKADRPVWHADRLVGSTPKERGSLISDAIHAQYELVKDVLGTENFYSTATLWMEGADLFNQGFLTIPQKTTIIFSDIGYNQLWSDDFWRVKREKGRSYGVYYHVQFWNWGPHLTEGTQPEKMRYCLETALQSACGDYAILNISNIREFTMSAFGFSKMAWDISSATDTVLQYCTQLYGSAAETVCTFYRRYFNAFAEGSGELLRWYCDRNNFNYHEYGPLPFHNLSLNDGFLRRFAQDLMTGDEHFHDPGMEKLFEAASIGFNEVYADVKKESGVSGAAKAHLISSLELQSYVMHCLYDYAKNVKLGTDSARRQNKQEARVFLTQAAKNLEDILTKRACAETGVFLNWYRGDKKMNILQMKQDVLTYLKTI, translated from the coding sequence ATGTTTCAGCTAATCGAAAATGGAAAGAGCGCAGAAATTTTTGCCGCAGACGGCGAGGAAAGCTGGGTGTATCTTGCCGCAGAGGATTTGCAAAAAGACCTTTGCCGATTGTCCGGCCAAGAACGCCCGAAACCGCTTGCCTACGGCGTGCCAAAGGCAAACTCAATATTTATCGGCACCGTTTCCAATCCACAGGCGGCAGAAGCGGCAAGAGGTGCAGAACAGCCGACAGGCAAAGAGGGCTATGCCATCACAGTGCAGGAAAATATGATCTATATTTTAGGAACAGACGATTTTGGCACCATGTGGGGCATTTACACCTTTTGCGAGGAGATTTTAAACATTCCGCCCTGCTATTTATTTGACGGCGTTCTGCCCGATGTGCGGCAGAATTTGGCCGTTCCGGCACAAACCATTTCCGGCAGGCCAAAAAGCTTTGGCTTCCGCGGTTTCTTTTTAAACGACGAAGACTTATTAACAGAGTGGATGGAAAATGGCGGAACACGGGATATCGACTATCCGTTCTACGGCCAGGTCATTCATCCGCAGGCAATGGAAATGGTGGCGGAAACCGTCCTGCGGCTTAAGATGAATCTGATCATTCCCTCCTCTTTCGTGGACATTTGTAATCCGGCAGAAGAAACGCTGGTTGCAATTTGCGCTCGCCGCGGGCTTTATGTTTCCCAGCACCACATTGAACCTATGGGCGTTTCTTACTTTACCTTTCAAAACTATTTGAAAGCCCGCGGTGAGAAGTGTGAAATTTCGTTCATCTCAAACCGGGAAAAAATGATTGAAATTTGGCGGCACTATGCGCAAAAATGGGCTAAATATCCCCGTGTTATCTGGCAGCTTGGCCTTAGGGGAAAGGCAGACCGCCCGGTGTGGCACGCCGACAGGCTGGTAGGCAGCACGCCAAAGGAGCGCGGCAGCCTGATTTCCGACGCAATTCATGCCCAATATGAGCTGGTGAAAGACGTTTTGGGCACGGAAAACTTTTATTCCACTGCTACCCTGTGGATGGAGGGGGCTGATTTGTTTAACCAGGGCTTTTTAACCATTCCCCAAAAGACGACCATCATTTTTTCTGATATTGGGTATAATCAGTTGTGGTCGGACGATTTTTGGCGGGTTAAGCGGGAAAAAGGCCGAAGTTACGGTGTATATTACCACGTACAGTTTTGGAACTGGGGCCCCCACTTAACCGAGGGCACGCAACCGGAAAAAATGCGTTATTGCCTTGAAACAGCCCTTCAATCCGCCTGTGGGGACTATGCTATTTTAAACATTTCGAACATCAGAGAATTTACCATGTCGGCCTTCGGATTTTCAAAAATGGCATGGGATATAAGCAGTGCAACTGACACCGTTTTACAATATTGCACGCAGCTTTACGGCAGTGCGGCAGAAACGGTTTGCACATTTTACCGGCGCTATTTCAACGCCTTTGCAGAAGGGAGCGGCGAGCTTTTGCGCTGGTATTGCGATAGAAACAATTTTAACTATCACGAATATGGCCCGCTTCCTTTCCATAACCTCTCGCTTAACGACGGCTTCCTGCGGCGCTTTGCACAGGATTTAATGACAGGCGATGAACATTTTCACGACCCGGGCATGGAAAAGCTGTTTGAAGCCGCGTCTATAGGGTTTAACGAAGTGTATGCCGACGTAAAAAAAGAAAGCGGCGTTAGCGGCGCGGCAAAAGCGCACTTAATCAGCTCTTTAGAACTGCAAAGTTATGTTATGCACTGCCTATATGATTATGCAAAAAACGTAAAGCTTGGGACGGATTCTGCAAGGAGGCAAAATAAACAGGAAGCGCGCGTATTCTTAACCCAGGCGGCTAAAAATTTGGAAGACATTTTAACAAAACGTGCCTGTGCTGAAACCGGCGTGTTTTTAAACTGGTATCGCGGGGACAAAAAAATGAACATTCTACAAATGAAGCAAGACGTTTTAACCTATTTAAAAACCATATGA
- a CDS encoding sialidase family protein, with amino-acid sequence MNNKKIIKGKVKDIKLSEPILYIDNEARNRSGHMGHPMLNLGNGKIIDFNSNVSSIRCDGHSGFGWMEYRLSEDYGETFGDFIEIPYTKNVLLDGLYSAIIETAVACDDGSIVAFCNIFSQENSVCCNPYGKPTYIRSMDGGKTWENAKTLSEFEGRVYASRYHKGSIYTLEFCNREVVGANENDLYRIFMSNDNGKSFNELCVVPFESTKGRFYGTIQFDMNDNLFVYAYNENCEEEMDYAISKDFGKTWCKTGVCYLDKKIRNPQVAILDGQFILHGREAGNINSFVLYTSEDGINWDEGSRIVDYHPAVSFYSNNVIVTKDEKDRLLVQYSQTYKESCCVNIYHMWIESI; translated from the coding sequence ATGAATAACAAAAAAATAATTAAAGGAAAAGTAAAAGATATTAAACTGAGCGAACCGATTCTGTATATTGATAACGAAGCGAGAAACAGAAGTGGTCACATGGGACATCCTATGCTTAATTTAGGGAATGGCAAAATTATAGATTTTAACTCAAATGTTTCAAGTATTAGGTGCGATGGTCATTCCGGCTTTGGCTGGATGGAATATCGACTTTCCGAGGATTATGGAGAAACTTTTGGTGACTTTATCGAAATTCCATATACAAAAAATGTGCTTTTAGATGGACTATATTCTGCTATTATTGAAACAGCCGTAGCCTGTGATGATGGTTCCATCGTTGCGTTTTGTAATATTTTCTCGCAGGAAAATTCGGTTTGCTGTAACCCGTACGGAAAACCAACTTACATTCGTTCTATGGATGGCGGCAAAACTTGGGAAAACGCTAAAACTCTCTCTGAATTTGAGGGAAGAGTGTACGCTTCAAGATACCATAAGGGTTCAATTTACACGTTGGAATTTTGCAACAGAGAAGTTGTTGGAGCAAACGAGAATGATCTTTATCGCATATTCATGAGCAATGATAATGGAAAATCTTTCAATGAATTATGCGTTGTACCTTTTGAATCAACTAAGGGGCGGTTTTATGGCACAATCCAATTTGATATGAATGATAATTTGTTTGTGTATGCATATAATGAAAACTGCGAAGAAGAAATGGACTATGCTATCAGTAAAGATTTTGGAAAAACATGGTGCAAAACAGGGGTTTGTTATCTTGATAAAAAAATAAGAAACCCACAAGTTGCCATTTTGGATGGCCAATTTATTCTTCATGGCAGAGAAGCAGGAAATATAAATTCTTTCGTATTATATACATCTGAAGACGGAATCAATTGGGATGAGGGAAGCAGAATTGTAGATTATCATCCGGCTGTTTCATTTTATTCAAATAATGTCATTGTAACAAAAGATGAAAAAGATAGGCTCCTTGTTCAATATTCACAAACATATAAAGAAAGTTGTTGTGTGAACATTTATCATATGTGGATTGAAAGTATATAA
- a CDS encoding aldose 1-epimerase family protein: MAEQVTIKNGFLTVDISTLGAEIQRVKGAGGTEFLWNGDEAVWSGRAPILFPICGGLKEDKYVLEGREYTMFKHGFIKNKTFTVVTAEDAKAELVFCSDEETKKEYPYSFAFRVIFELTGNSLAVSYKVENENGKTMYFSVGAHEAYACPDGIENYSVVFEKNETLDSYILDGNLLEKSFIRVMENGTEFPLKYDYFKVDALVFKSLQSRKVTLVHKNSAKKVTVFFPGHDFFLLWTKPTGRYICLEPWCGIPDGVDADFDFANKEGIIPLPAGETYTAAHTITFEE; encoded by the coding sequence ATGGCAGAACAAGTAACAATCAAAAACGGATTTTTAACGGTGGACATCAGCACCCTGGGTGCGGAAATCCAGCGCGTTAAGGGCGCGGGAGGCACAGAATTTTTGTGGAATGGGGACGAAGCGGTCTGGAGCGGCAGGGCCCCTATTCTGTTTCCCATCTGCGGCGGCCTGAAGGAGGACAAATATGTGCTGGAGGGCAGGGAATATACCATGTTCAAGCACGGTTTTATCAAAAATAAAACCTTTACCGTTGTTACGGCAGAAGACGCTAAGGCCGAGCTGGTGTTTTGCTCAGACGAAGAAACGAAAAAGGAATATCCCTATTCTTTTGCTTTCCGTGTAATTTTTGAGCTGACAGGAAACAGTCTCGCCGTTTCCTACAAGGTTGAAAACGAAAACGGTAAAACCATGTATTTCAGCGTAGGTGCCCACGAGGCATATGCCTGCCCGGACGGCATTGAAAATTACAGCGTGGTGTTTGAAAAAAACGAAACGTTAGACAGCTACATTTTAGACGGGAACCTGTTGGAGAAAAGTTTTATCCGCGTTATGGAAAACGGCACGGAGTTCCCCTTAAAGTATGACTATTTTAAGGTAGATGCGCTGGTGTTTAAAAGCCTGCAGTCAAGAAAAGTGACACTGGTTCATAAAAATTCAGCAAAAAAAGTTACAGTTTTCTTTCCAGGGCACGACTTTTTCCTGCTGTGGACCAAGCCCACGGGACGATATATCTGCTTAGAGCCTTGGTGCGGCATTCCCGACGGGGTGGACGCAGATTTCGATTTTGCCAACAAAGAGGGAATTATCCCCCTGCCGGCTGGTGAAACTTACACGGCAGCTCACACCATAACCTTTGAGGAATAG
- the spoVT gene encoding stage V sporulation protein T: MKATGIVRRIDDLGRVVIPKEIRRTLRIREGAPLEIYTGKDGEVIFKKYSPVGELGEFAGDYAETLAKTSGFPICITDMDSVIAVSGVPKRELSDKKVSTDIEKLMEEKTTFICRGQENKTVPVIEGSEKYNAGIVAPIVSEGDTIGSVVFFSNEQAPKMGEIEEKLALSAAGFLGRHIEQ; this comes from the coding sequence ATGAAAGCGACGGGAATAGTCAGAAGAATAGACGACTTGGGACGCGTAGTTATTCCGAAAGAAATCCGCAGGACACTCCGCATCAGAGAAGGCGCACCTTTAGAAATCTACACGGGCAAGGACGGCGAAGTTATATTTAAAAAATATTCTCCTGTGGGAGAGCTTGGCGAGTTTGCGGGTGACTATGCGGAAACGTTGGCGAAAACAAGCGGTTTTCCCATCTGCATTACTGACATGGACAGCGTTATTGCCGTTTCCGGCGTGCCCAAGCGCGAGCTTTCCGACAAGAAGGTAAGCACCGACATTGAAAAGCTCATGGAGGAGAAAACCACTTTTATCTGCCGGGGACAGGAAAACAAAACCGTTCCCGTTATAGAGGGCAGCGAGAAATATAACGCGGGCATTGTGGCCCCCATTGTGTCCGAGGGCGACACCATTGGCTCGGTGGTGTTCTTTTCAAACGAGCAGGCTCCGAAAATGGGCGAGATTGAAGAAAAACTTGCACTTTCCGCAGCAGGATTTTTAGGACGGCATATTGAGCAGTAA
- a CDS encoding PHP domain-containing protein gives MKPELVKFTVAPSVVQADCESEIQITSQDGCFQFFDDVTYDVEFIPMEESDVPMDQAMSLRGFDLNRKSVQARPEHGILKLRYFFSGEQEWKIHISTAGYGPHLNPLYEPYRPYWDSLMKAPEQGVYLSVYSLKSDLFGRRALRGDLHIHTSRSDGKETPEMVAAEYRAAGYDFIAITDHNVFGTAKNAIEKFQFQTDFQIFMGEEVHNGYAGYFHMVNVGGTYSVNDIYLNDPQRVEKEAQALAEEVEVPKGLDRREYLNRVWLYREIKKSGGFAIYPHPYWQVSHHYHTETKMTRAILKNGLCDAYEVLGGCGPEDNNLQTALYSELRAEGTEVPVVGSTDSHSVLDARTHFKNASTIAFVQNGDVLGAVASGYSVAAEHLPGESTRVYGPFRLVKYAQFLLQNYFPVHNRLCQAAGTAILGLVCGENINALAEAQEARVASFEQKFFGR, from the coding sequence ATGAAACCGGAGCTTGTTAAATTCACCGTTGCGCCATCGGTGGTGCAGGCGGACTGCGAAAGCGAAATTCAAATTACGAGCCAAGACGGCTGTTTCCAGTTTTTCGACGACGTGACCTACGACGTGGAGTTTATTCCCATGGAGGAAAGCGACGTCCCCATGGATCAGGCCATGTCGCTGCGTGGGTTCGACCTGAACAGAAAATCCGTTCAGGCCAGGCCGGAACACGGCATTTTAAAACTGCGCTATTTCTTTTCGGGCGAGCAGGAGTGGAAAATCCACATTTCTACAGCCGGATATGGGCCGCATTTAAACCCGCTTTATGAACCCTACCGCCCCTATTGGGACAGCTTGATGAAAGCCCCGGAGCAGGGCGTATACCTCTCCGTCTATTCATTAAAGTCCGACCTGTTCGGCCGGCGGGCGCTGAGGGGCGATTTGCATATTCACACGTCGAGATCCGATGGGAAGGAAACGCCTGAAATGGTTGCGGCCGAATACCGCGCCGCAGGCTATGACTTCATTGCCATAACCGACCACAACGTTTTCGGCACGGCAAAAAATGCAATAGAAAAGTTTCAGTTTCAAACAGATTTTCAAATATTCATGGGCGAAGAGGTGCACAACGGCTATGCGGGCTATTTCCACATGGTGAACGTTGGCGGAACCTACAGCGTGAACGATATCTATTTAAACGATCCCCAGCGGGTGGAAAAAGAGGCCCAGGCACTGGCGGAAGAAGTGGAAGTGCCAAAGGGCTTGGACAGACGCGAATATTTAAACCGAGTTTGGCTTTACCGGGAAATTAAAAAAAGCGGCGGGTTTGCTATTTATCCCCACCCCTACTGGCAGGTTTCTCACCACTATCACACGGAAACAAAAATGACGAGAGCAATTTTAAAAAACGGCCTCTGTGACGCCTATGAAGTGCTGGGCGGCTGCGGGCCGGAGGACAACAACCTGCAAACCGCGCTTTACAGCGAGCTGCGGGCAGAGGGAACAGAGGTTCCGGTGGTCGGCTCAACCGACAGCCACTCGGTTTTAGACGCACGGACGCATTTTAAAAATGCGTCTACCATTGCATTTGTTCAAAACGGCGACGTGTTAGGTGCAGTTGCGTCGGGCTACAGCGTTGCAGCAGAGCACCTGCCCGGTGAAAGCACAAGGGTTTATGGTCCGTTTCGGCTGGTGAAATATGCCCAGTTCCTCCTGCAAAACTATTTCCCGGTTCACAACCGGCTTTGCCAGGCGGCGGGAACCGCAATTTTAGGGCTGGTGTGCGGTGAAAATATAAACGCTTTGGCAGAGGCGCAGGAGGCACGCGTTGCCTCCTTTGAACAAAAATTCTTCGGCAGATAA
- a CDS encoding SLOG family protein, which translates to MGSCCFTGHRAMSMEEQQRIYPILMEKLTEATAKGVTVFRNGGALGFDTMSALSVIKLKERHPQLKLFIDAPHRGQSERWEEFDRNVYEYILARADKVTYVSERYQRGCMQKRNRFMVDNSDFVIAYVKRIRGGSYYTACYAESLGREVVYL; encoded by the coding sequence ATGGGTTCCTGCTGTTTCACAGGCCACCGGGCAATGAGCATGGAGGAGCAACAGCGGATTTATCCAATCCTGATGGAAAAACTTACAGAAGCAACGGCAAAAGGCGTCACCGTTTTTAGAAACGGTGGCGCCTTAGGCTTTGACACGATGTCGGCTTTGAGCGTAATTAAATTAAAGGAAAGACATCCGCAACTCAAGCTCTTTATCGACGCGCCCCACAGGGGCCAGTCGGAACGTTGGGAGGAGTTTGACAGAAATGTTTATGAATATATATTGGCCCGTGCCGACAAGGTTACGTATGTATCGGAACGCTACCAGAGGGGCTGCATGCAGAAGCGCAACCGCTTTATGGTAGACAATTCTGACTTTGTGATTGCATATGTAAAAAGAATCCGCGGCGGCTCCTATTACACTGCCTGCTATGCAGAAAGCCTGGGCAGGGAGGTTGTTTATTTATGA
- a CDS encoding AraC family transcriptional regulator: MILNEYSLSRANRLSKLVIPNVNDPFEIEILWLQHEDFNKTSTIFNNKLHKHTFYELHFVLDGENIIADKNGKTFSIKSGEAMILAPGSLHLSKYYTGNLKRFSIAFSLLENSTINKAFSALDFYIYKLSKMTINNLNCIFSECDRDNVLSSYIIRNRIFELINELLILGKYEEYMPQTTISSQDLLVNKIKKYIDDNSNIFLSCKDIADYCKYNEIYLNRIFKNRTGKTLLKYIHKKKIQHSKEMLKNKKISVTTISYTLGFSNEYYFNAFFKREVGVSPGVYRKYI; the protein is encoded by the coding sequence TTGATTTTAAATGAATACTCATTAAGCCGAGCAAATAGGCTTTCTAAATTAGTAATACCCAATGTAAACGATCCGTTTGAGATTGAGATTTTGTGGCTGCAGCACGAAGATTTTAATAAAACCTCAACTATTTTTAATAATAAGCTTCATAAACATACTTTTTATGAATTACACTTTGTTTTAGATGGCGAAAATATAATTGCTGATAAAAATGGGAAAACTTTTTCAATTAAGTCGGGAGAAGCTATGATTCTTGCTCCGGGTTCATTGCATTTAAGCAAATATTATACAGGAAATCTAAAAAGATTTTCTATCGCCTTTTCATTACTTGAAAATAGTACGATAAACAAAGCTTTTTCTGCTCTTGATTTTTATATATACAAATTATCTAAAATGACTATCAATAATTTGAATTGCATATTTTCCGAATGTGACAGGGATAATGTTTTATCATCATATATCATCAGAAATAGAATTTTTGAGTTGATAAATGAACTTTTGATTTTAGGAAAATATGAAGAATATATGCCGCAAACAACCATATCTTCGCAAGATTTATTAGTCAATAAAATAAAAAAATATATAGATGACAATTCAAATATTTTTTTGTCATGTAAAGATATTGCAGATTATTGCAAGTACAACGAGATATATTTAAATAGAATTTTCAAAAATCGAACAGGTAAAACACTGTTGAAATATATACATAAAAAAAAGATACAGCATAGCAAAGAGATGCTGAAAAACAAAAAAATATCTGTAACAACAATAAGTTATACTTTAGGTTTTTCAAATGAGTATTATTTTAATGCATTTTTCAAAAGAGAAGTGGGCGTATCTCCTGGAGTGTATAGAAAATATATTTGA
- a CDS encoding YcdB/YcdC domain-containing protein codes for MKKVISLMLAVLMSLSVSGAVFADAEVSENMKNAILLAKDKLGIDDKTYVMEDCSETENRGEKTYSITWKSRGEYDSGNISVEIDGDGLVWSYGEYYNRSSESKPLPACTWDEGKQAAQAFLEAMNPQVAKEAVFDDIIYSKYSGNFTVTYVRMHNGIKVNNTAAVTVNADTRKAVGLDSNWNKNATFEEGTPISLDQAKDVFKSDIAYDLYYYEKAPSYYADDAADNEICIIYMIKGENKYINAFTGNLETYGELAKNSGGGSSSRNEALKDEMSDSGDKPSLSEEEIAYIQEVEGLISKEEAEAKARAVSEFQLSSEMKLTAVSLTTSYRDEYIYRLSFHNGKENEDYKFASVTVDAKDGVVISFDSSPWSYRELTEEEKAEKPAIDKANALKFIQQYYPDLAGMVENTQNNEYTTYFARVHDGVAFSNNGFSFHYRDGKLASFDLSWSKLDIPSKSAAKPLDEAYGVILGEDKFTLSYIPTYNENQCEMKLAYRLDDVSVYSAVSLRPLNYRMEEKEDFEIAYTDITGHYAENAIRKLAEVELALGDPKENEFHPEETVKQEEFLTFVCKAFDRGTHDMYKNLVSSGILTKEEIAPEKDVTRMEAIRYIVKLFGMGEVAEKTGIFKDIYTDVSEADRGYAAIAAGYKIVNSEVTELYPENGLRRADAVMMMYNWLTK; via the coding sequence ATGAAAAAAGTAATATCGCTTATGCTGGCGGTTCTGATGAGCCTGTCGGTTTCAGGCGCTGTGTTTGCAGACGCTGAGGTCAGCGAAAACATGAAAAATGCAATTTTGCTGGCAAAGGACAAACTGGGAATTGACGACAAGACTTATGTTATGGAGGACTGTTCTGAAACGGAAAACCGCGGCGAAAAAACCTATTCCATCACCTGGAAAAGCCGGGGCGAATATGACAGCGGCAATATATCTGTGGAAATTGACGGTGACGGACTGGTGTGGAGCTACGGAGAATATTATAACCGCAGCAGCGAATCAAAACCCCTTCCGGCTTGCACGTGGGACGAGGGAAAACAGGCGGCCCAGGCATTTTTAGAGGCCATGAACCCGCAAGTGGCCAAAGAAGCCGTGTTTGATGACATTATTTATTCAAAATACAGCGGAAACTTTACCGTTACATATGTGCGTATGCACAACGGCATTAAAGTGAACAACACAGCGGCAGTTACGGTGAACGCGGATACCCGGAAAGCCGTGGGGCTAGACTCCAACTGGAACAAAAATGCGACCTTTGAAGAGGGCACTCCCATCTCGCTTGACCAAGCGAAAGACGTGTTCAAAAGCGACATCGCCTACGACCTTTATTACTATGAAAAGGCTCCGTCCTATTATGCGGACGATGCGGCAGACAATGAGATATGCATAATTTATATGATAAAAGGCGAAAATAAGTATATCAACGCGTTCACCGGAAATCTTGAAACTTACGGCGAGCTTGCCAAAAACAGTGGCGGTGGTTCAAGTTCAAGAAACGAGGCTCTGAAAGACGAAATGTCCGACAGCGGCGATAAACCTTCCCTCTCTGAGGAAGAAATTGCTTATATTCAGGAGGTAGAAGGCCTCATTTCCAAAGAGGAGGCAGAAGCAAAAGCCCGTGCTGTTTCCGAATTTCAGCTTAGCAGCGAAATGAAGCTAACCGCGGTTTCGTTAACTACGTCTTACCGCGACGAATATATCTACCGCCTGTCGTTCCACAACGGCAAGGAGAATGAAGATTATAAATTTGCCTCCGTTACGGTGGACGCGAAAGATGGCGTGGTAATCAGCTTTGACTCCAGTCCTTGGAGCTACCGGGAACTGACAGAGGAGGAGAAGGCTGAAAAACCGGCCATTGATAAAGCAAATGCGCTGAAATTCATACAGCAATATTATCCCGATTTGGCCGGCATGGTGGAAAACACACAAAATAATGAATATACCACCTATTTTGCCAGGGTGCACGATGGCGTAGCGTTCAGCAACAACGGTTTTTCCTTTCATTACCGCGACGGCAAGCTGGCCTCCTTTGACCTTTCCTGGTCGAAGCTGGACATTCCGTCAAAATCCGCGGCGAAACCATTGGATGAGGCCTATGGCGTGATTTTGGGCGAGGACAAATTTACCCTAAGCTACATTCCTACCTACAACGAAAACCAGTGCGAAATGAAACTTGCCTACAGATTAGATGATGTGTCTGTCTACAGCGCGGTGAGCCTGCGTCCGTTAAATTACAGAATGGAAGAAAAGGAAGATTTTGAAATTGCTTACACCGATATCACAGGCCACTATGCGGAAAATGCAATTCGAAAGCTGGCAGAAGTTGAGCTTGCCCTGGGTGACCCGAAGGAGAACGAATTCCACCCGGAAGAAACTGTGAAGCAGGAGGAGTTTTTAACCTTTGTCTGCAAAGCGTTTGACCGAGGCACCCATGATATGTATAAAAACTTAGTTTCGTCCGGTATTTTAACAAAAGAAGAAATTGCGCCGGAAAAGGACGTTACCAGAATGGAAGCAATTCGTTACATTGTGAAGCTGTTTGGTATGGGCGAGGTTGCAGAAAAAACCGGCATTTTTAAAGATATTTACACAGACGTCAGCGAGGCTGACAGAGGCTATGCGGCAATTGCAGCCGGATATAAAATTGTAAACAGCGAGGTAACAGAGCTTTATCCCGAAAACGGGCTGAGACGCGCAGACGCTGTGATGATGATGTATAACTGGCTGACAAAATAA